Proteins encoded together in one Phyllostomus discolor isolate MPI-MPIP mPhyDis1 chromosome 6, mPhyDis1.pri.v3, whole genome shotgun sequence window:
- the LOC114498634 gene encoding olfactory receptor 52K1-like produces MVGMSSCNSSIPQPLIFVLAGIPGLESSHGLFSVPFFLVFVIAVIGNATILCIIWVEKSLHEPMFLLLAMLSVVDLSLVSVTVPRMLSIFWMNAKEISFNACLTQMFFIPLFYVMESGILLAMAFDRFVAIWHPLRYTTILANNMLVKTALSVLTRAVTMLTPAPILAKRLESFQTYIIAYSYCAYMAVVQIACGDISDHIIYGLMVIVASVGFDLFFIIFSYGLILHAVFRIPSWEARGKALSTCGSHLCVITLFYSPVVFSVLAQILGYHMAPHLQIIIDNLYFLVPPMINPLIYGVRTKQMREWVLRILHCHGD; encoded by the coding sequence ATGGTAGGAATGTCCTCTTGCAACAGTTCCATTCCTCAGCCCTTGATATTTGTCCTGGCTGGAATTCCTGGCTTAGAATCATCCCATGGCTTGTTCTCTGTGCCTTTTTTCTTGGTCTTTGTCATTGCAGTCATTGGCAATGCCACCATCTTATGCATCATCTGGGTGGAGAAGAGTCTTCATGAACCCATGTTTCTCCTCCTGGCCATGCTATCAGTTGTTGACCTGTCCCTGGTCAGTGTCACTGTTCCCCGAATGCTGAGTATCTTCTGGATGAATGCCAAAGAAATCAGTTTTAATGCTTGCCTCACACAGATGTTTTTCATCCCATTGTTTTATGTCATGGAGTCTGGGATTCTCCTGGCCATGGCTTTTGACAGATTTGTGGCTATCTGGCACCCTCTGAGATATACCACCATCCTTGCTAACAACATGCTTGTGAAGACAGCACTGTCTGTGCTAACAAGGGCAGTGACCATGCTGACCCCAGCACCTATCCTAGCAAAAAGACTGGAAAGCTTCCAAACCTACATCATTGCTTATTCCTACTGTGCCTACATGGCTGTGGTACAAATAGCCTGTGGAGACATCTCTGACCACATCATCTATGGCCTCATGGTTATTGTAGCATCTGTGGGATTCGAtctgttttttatcattttctcatATGGGTTGATCCTTCATGCTGTCTTTCGGATACCCTCTTGGGAGGCACGGGGAAAAGCTCTTAGCACATGTGGTTCTCATCTTTGTGTCATTACTCTCTTTTATTCTCCTGTTGTCTTTTCTGTCCTAGCCCAGATTTTAGGCTATCATATGGCTCCCCATCTACAGATTATCATTGACAATCTTTACTTCCTTGTGCCTCCCATGATCAACCCCTTGATATATGGAGTACGGACCAAGCAAATGAGGGAGTGGGTACTGCGGATCCTGCACTGTCATGGAGACTGA